A single region of the Chitinophaga niabensis genome encodes:
- a CDS encoding tRNA-binding protein yields the protein METITWNDFEKVRMHVGTIINAQVFEKARNPAYQLEVDFGAEIGVKRSSAQITRLYQPEELIGRQVVAVINFPVKQIANFFSECLVLGVVGDEKEIVLLQPDRPVKNGHRIA from the coding sequence ATGGAAACAATTACATGGAACGACTTTGAAAAGGTGCGCATGCATGTAGGCACTATTATAAACGCGCAGGTATTTGAAAAAGCGCGTAACCCGGCCTATCAGCTGGAAGTGGATTTTGGCGCTGAGATTGGCGTGAAACGTTCTTCCGCACAGATCACCAGATTATATCAGCCGGAGGAACTCATTGGCCGGCAGGTAGTAGCGGTAATTAACTTCCCCGTGAAACAGATCGCCAACTTTTTCTCCGAATGCCTGGTATTAGGCGTGGTAGGGGATGAAAAGGAAATTGTGCTCCTGCAGCCGGATAGACCAGTGAAAAACGGCCATAGGATTGCATAG
- a CDS encoding potassium channel beta subunit family protein, with translation MEYRRLGKSGLQLSVLSFGSWVTFHGQVDDSLSDQLMGVAYDNGINFFDNAEIYALGESEKMMGRVLKKKNWDRSSYIISSKAYFGWRGEKNKPNQTGLSRKHLVEACHEALERLQLSYLDIFYCHRPDRNVPMEEVVWTMNILIQQGKILYWGTSEWAASEIMEAHMIAKQNNLIGPVVEQPEYNLFRREKVELEYARIYETVGLGNTIFSPLASGILTGKYNNGIPEGSRLGLQGYEWLKNRNLLDANLARVAKLQSVSDKLGTSLATLSIAWVIKNQHVTSAILGATKEAQLTENLKALEVYTQLTPELMKEIDAIMGTAPNAPTH, from the coding sequence ATGGAATATAGAAGACTTGGTAAATCCGGATTACAGCTCAGCGTATTGTCTTTTGGCAGCTGGGTAACCTTTCACGGGCAGGTAGATGATTCATTGTCTGACCAGCTGATGGGTGTTGCTTATGACAATGGGATCAACTTTTTTGACAATGCTGAGATCTATGCGCTTGGGGAGTCTGAGAAGATGATGGGCCGCGTATTGAAGAAAAAGAACTGGGACCGTAGTTCCTATATTATTTCCAGTAAGGCTTATTTTGGCTGGAGAGGAGAGAAGAACAAACCCAATCAAACAGGCCTGAGCCGCAAGCACTTAGTAGAAGCATGCCACGAAGCATTGGAGCGTTTGCAACTGAGCTACCTGGATATTTTCTATTGCCACCGTCCGGACAGGAATGTTCCGATGGAAGAAGTGGTATGGACCATGAACATCCTGATCCAGCAGGGGAAGATCCTTTACTGGGGTACTTCCGAATGGGCGGCCTCCGAGATCATGGAAGCACATATGATTGCAAAGCAAAACAACCTCATTGGGCCTGTTGTGGAGCAACCGGAGTATAATTTGTTCAGAAGGGAGAAAGTAGAGCTGGAATATGCCCGGATCTACGAAACGGTGGGTTTAGGTAATACCATTTTCAGTCCGCTGGCTTCCGGTATCCTTACCGGTAAATACAATAATGGTATCCCTGAAGGCTCCCGTTTAGGTTTGCAGGGGTATGAATGGTTGAAGAACAGGAACTTGCTGGATGCTAACCTGGCAAGAGTGGCAAAACTGCAAAGCGTATCAGATAAACTGGGTACCAGCCTTGCTACACTTTCCATTGCCTGGGTGATTAAAAACCAGCATGTTACTTCAGCAATCCTGGGTGCCACCAAAGAGGCGCAACTGACGGAAAACCTGAAGGCACTGGAGGTCTACACACAATTAACGCCGGAACTGATGAAGGAAATTGATGCAATTATGGGCACTGCTCCTAATGCACCAACCCACTAG
- a CDS encoding DoxX family protein: MKIHIRTRAATVLYALIWAYFGVNHMVHAKDMAGMVPIPGGAFWVFITGVGMLLACIAIILNKKAKLACYLLALMLLIFIFAIHVPGLMKNSPMAPANLLKDIGLMAAAIVIGNVINHIKQIGQ, translated from the coding sequence ATGAAGATTCACATCCGTACCCGCGCGGCAACTGTTCTCTATGCATTAATATGGGCTTATTTTGGCGTCAACCACATGGTACATGCAAAAGACATGGCCGGCATGGTTCCCATTCCTGGCGGCGCTTTCTGGGTTTTTATTACCGGCGTTGGAATGCTGCTGGCCTGCATCGCCATTATTCTGAACAAGAAAGCAAAACTGGCCTGTTACCTGCTGGCCCTTATGCTGCTGATCTTCATCTTCGCCATCCATGTACCCGGCCTGATGAAGAACAGTCCCATGGCCCCGGCCAACCTGTTAAAGGATATCGGGTTAATGGCAGCAGCTATCGTTATCGGAAATGTGATCAATCATATCAAACAAATAGGGCAGTAG
- a CDS encoding S9 family peptidase, translating into MYKSLPVWLTGLSLLTVSAQPALAQEKKELTFDQIFTRPVSITETLPFIRGWADKDHYIESRAGQMLSVDAKTGKTAPYVQPPATGNTVSVKNNDIYIQRPNGGEEIRLTNNDELEKNPTLSPDEKYVAFTRNNNLFAIEVATKKEIQYTSDGSDVIYNGWASWVYYEEILGRSSRYRAFWWSPDSRRIAFMRFDDSKVPVFPIYSEAGQHGFLENTRYPKAGDTNPEVKLAIVPVTGGNITWADFNEKDDQYFGTPFWSPDGSALWAQWMPREQNDLIIYAIDTQNGSKKIVYEEKQKTWVDWFTDIYFLANNKGFIVKSDKSGWDHLYLHNMDGSFKKQLTNGNWRVRDVLQVDEKKQTVFFTARKEASTRFDLYKVGINGGEPQRLTFGEFSHEVRLSPNGGDYFITTYSNLTTPPKMTLLNDKGKVVRELGNAHGAAYDTYKLAMPELKTYKTRDGLELPLTIIWPLNMQPGKKYPVLISIYGGPDAGTVYDSWRPNLAQLQWYAKEGIIQVAIDNRAAGHLGKVGMNYIHRQLGKYEIEDYMDATKWLISQPGVDASKVCMTGGSYGGYMTCMALTYGAEVFTHGMANFSVTDWALYDSHYTERFMDTPKDNPEGYKLTNVMTHADKYKGLLRIVHGTMDDNVHLQNTIQLVNKLQDLGKHFELMLYPGERHGWGGAKGTHSRNESYRFVYENLLGKPLPRLFQGTN; encoded by the coding sequence ATGTACAAATCGCTGCCGGTATGGCTTACCGGCCTTTCTTTACTGACAGTTTCCGCACAACCAGCGCTGGCACAGGAAAAAAAAGAACTCACTTTCGACCAGATCTTTACCCGTCCGGTGAGCATTACAGAAACCCTTCCTTTCATCCGCGGCTGGGCAGACAAAGATCATTATATCGAATCCCGCGCAGGGCAGATGCTTTCTGTAGACGCCAAAACCGGCAAAACAGCTCCTTACGTGCAACCACCCGCTACCGGTAACACGGTTAGTGTGAAGAACAACGATATCTATATACAAAGACCCAACGGGGGAGAAGAGATCAGGCTTACCAATAATGACGAGCTGGAAAAGAACCCTACCCTTTCTCCTGATGAAAAATACGTAGCGTTCACACGCAATAACAACCTCTTTGCTATTGAAGTGGCCACTAAAAAAGAGATCCAGTATACTTCTGATGGCTCCGATGTGATCTATAACGGTTGGGCCTCCTGGGTATATTATGAAGAGATCCTGGGCCGCAGTTCCCGCTACCGTGCCTTCTGGTGGAGCCCGGATAGCAGAAGGATTGCTTTCATGCGTTTTGACGACAGCAAAGTACCTGTTTTCCCCATTTATAGCGAAGCAGGCCAGCACGGCTTCCTGGAAAACACCCGTTATCCAAAAGCCGGAGATACCAATCCTGAAGTGAAGCTGGCCATCGTTCCTGTAACCGGCGGCAATATCACCTGGGCCGATTTCAATGAAAAGGACGATCAGTATTTCGGCACCCCCTTCTGGTCCCCGGACGGTTCTGCATTATGGGCACAATGGATGCCCCGTGAGCAGAACGACCTGATCATTTATGCGATAGATACCCAAAATGGCAGCAAGAAAATAGTGTACGAGGAAAAACAAAAGACCTGGGTAGACTGGTTCACGGATATCTATTTCCTGGCCAACAACAAAGGTTTCATTGTAAAAAGCGATAAATCCGGCTGGGACCATCTCTACCTCCATAATATGGATGGCAGCTTCAAAAAGCAACTCACCAATGGCAACTGGCGTGTAAGGGATGTGCTGCAGGTAGATGAAAAGAAACAAACCGTTTTCTTCACTGCCCGCAAAGAAGCCAGCACCCGTTTCGATCTCTATAAAGTAGGTATCAACGGAGGAGAACCGCAACGCCTCACTTTCGGCGAATTCTCCCACGAGGTACGTTTATCACCAAATGGCGGAGACTATTTCATTACCACCTACAGCAACCTCACCACACCGCCTAAAATGACCTTATTAAACGATAAGGGCAAAGTGGTACGTGAACTGGGTAATGCACATGGCGCTGCTTATGATACTTACAAACTGGCCATGCCGGAATTAAAGACCTACAAAACCCGCGATGGACTTGAATTGCCACTCACCATCATCTGGCCGCTGAACATGCAACCCGGTAAAAAATATCCTGTGCTGATCAGTATCTATGGTGGTCCGGATGCAGGAACAGTCTATGATTCCTGGAGGCCCAACCTCGCACAATTACAATGGTATGCAAAGGAAGGGATCATACAGGTGGCAATAGATAACCGTGCCGCAGGGCATTTGGGCAAAGTGGGCATGAACTACATTCACCGCCAGCTTGGTAAATATGAGATAGAAGATTACATGGATGCCACTAAATGGCTCATCAGCCAACCCGGTGTGGATGCTTCAAAAGTTTGCATGACCGGAGGCAGTTATGGGGGTTATATGACCTGTATGGCACTCACTTACGGCGCAGAAGTGTTCACCCATGGAATGGCCAACTTCTCTGTAACTGACTGGGCGCTGTACGACAGCCATTATACCGAACGTTTCATGGATACTCCCAAAGACAATCCCGAAGGTTACAAGCTCACCAATGTGATGACCCATGCCGACAAATATAAAGGACTGCTGCGCATCGTACATGGCACCATGGACGATAATGTACACCTTCAGAACACCATTCAGCTGGTAAATAAGCTCCAGGACCTCGGCAAACACTTTGAACTCATGCTTTATCCCGGTGAGCGTCATGGATGGGGAGGGGCCAAAGGAACCCATTCCCGGAATGAATCCTATCGTTTCGTGTATGAGAACCTGTTAGGTAAGCCATTACCCCGTTTATTCCAGGGAACGAACTGA
- the lysS gene encoding lysine--tRNA ligase, producing the protein MSVISQQQLSEQEIIRREKLQELVNLGIDPYPAPEYPVNAYSVDIKAGYSEETKEQYQDVCLAGRIMSTRDMGKANFAVLQDSKGRIQLYIKRDDICPGEDKSLYDQVWKKLTDLGDFIGVKGYAFITKTGETSVHVKELTILAKALRPLPVVKEKEGESFDSVTDPEFKYRQRYADLVINPQIKEAFIKRTRLVQTMRDFYNEMGYLEVETPILQAIPGGATARPFITHHNALDIPLYLRIANELYLKRLIVGGFEGVYEFAKDFRNEGMDRTHNPEFTVMEMYAAYKDYEWMMRTTETLLEKVAINVNGSSKVTVGDKEIDFKAPYRRVTMFDAIKEHTGIDITDMDEAQLRDVCKQLHIQVEASSGKGKLIDEIFGEKCEHHYVQPTFIIDYPVEMSPLTKKHRSKTGVVERFELICNGKEIANAYSELNDPIDQRQRFEEQVQLMERGDDEAMYIDYDFLRALEYGMPPTSGIGIGIDRLTMLMTNQPSIQDVLFFPQMRPENNP; encoded by the coding sequence ATGAGCGTAATTAGCCAACAACAGCTTTCAGAACAGGAGATCATTCGCCGCGAAAAGCTGCAGGAACTTGTAAACTTGGGCATCGACCCGTATCCGGCCCCGGAGTATCCCGTGAATGCTTATTCCGTGGATATCAAAGCCGGTTATTCTGAGGAAACCAAAGAACAATACCAGGATGTTTGCCTCGCCGGCCGCATCATGAGCACCCGCGATATGGGGAAGGCAAACTTTGCCGTATTGCAGGATAGCAAAGGCCGTATTCAATTATATATAAAACGGGACGATATCTGCCCCGGTGAAGATAAATCCCTTTACGACCAGGTTTGGAAGAAACTCACAGACCTGGGAGATTTCATTGGCGTGAAAGGGTATGCCTTTATCACCAAAACAGGCGAAACCTCCGTTCACGTAAAAGAACTCACCATCCTGGCAAAAGCGTTACGCCCATTGCCGGTGGTAAAAGAAAAAGAAGGGGAGTCCTTTGACAGTGTAACAGATCCTGAATTCAAATACCGCCAGCGGTATGCGGACCTGGTGATCAATCCCCAGATCAAGGAAGCCTTTATCAAACGTACCCGCCTGGTACAAACCATGCGCGATTTCTATAATGAAATGGGCTACCTGGAAGTGGAAACACCTATCCTGCAAGCTATCCCCGGTGGTGCTACTGCCCGTCCCTTTATCACCCATCATAATGCGCTGGATATTCCATTATATCTCCGCATTGCAAACGAACTGTACCTGAAAAGACTGATCGTTGGCGGATTTGAAGGGGTGTATGAGTTTGCGAAAGATTTCCGCAACGAAGGAATGGACCGTACCCATAACCCGGAATTCACCGTAATGGAAATGTACGCCGCCTACAAGGATTATGAATGGATGATGCGCACCACGGAAACGCTGCTTGAAAAAGTAGCCATCAATGTGAACGGCAGCTCAAAGGTAACGGTAGGAGACAAGGAGATAGATTTTAAAGCTCCCTACCGCCGCGTAACCATGTTCGATGCCATTAAAGAACATACGGGTATTGATATTACGGACATGGACGAAGCGCAGCTCCGCGATGTTTGCAAGCAATTGCACATCCAGGTAGAAGCCAGTTCCGGTAAAGGAAAGCTCATCGACGAGATCTTCGGGGAGAAGTGCGAACATCATTATGTACAACCTACTTTCATCATAGATTACCCTGTTGAAATGAGCCCGCTCACCAAGAAACACCGCAGCAAAACCGGCGTGGTGGAACGTTTTGAGCTGATCTGTAACGGAAAGGAAATTGCCAATGCCTACTCTGAGCTGAATGATCCTATCGATCAGCGGCAGCGTTTTGAGGAGCAGGTGCAATTAATGGAAAGAGGAGATGACGAAGCCATGTACATCGATTATGATTTCCTCCGCGCACTGGAATATGGTATGCCGCCTACTTCCGGTATCGGGATTGGTATAGACAGGTTAACGATGCTGATGACGAATCAGCCTTCTATCCAGGATGTACTGTTCTTCCCGCAAATGAGGCCGGAGAATAACCCATAA